The following are from one region of the Pygocentrus nattereri isolate fPygNat1 chromosome 20, fPygNat1.pri, whole genome shotgun sequence genome:
- the si:dkey-193c22.1 gene encoding probable isoprenylcysteine alpha-carbonyl methylesterase ICMEL2 isoform X1, which produces MIGIKYHATFPLAAGALFVAIPYSISLVAQWLYGWPNKPGYKKYIEALKPRRIYCLTRAVLEMLKYLQYGKLYFQWKSWYKNVNNNKHCVKGITFGRRGNKLDLYHSPSMGQPKTGLIPVIVFVYGGAWGSGERSTYCLLALQMAQELSASVICPDYSIYPKGNVLNMVQDISDSLIWVRENGHFFNLDKDNIVLIGHSAGAHLCALTTLFLVEGVDELFIEQSQQREITNSIKGIIGLSGVYNIMDHYRHEKMRAVEYVSTMHKAMDGIENFDYYSPTVLLQRLNKSQLKRVPPIALLHGTNDIIVPVESSLKFSEVLTSLSIPVALYLLPKMDHTKIVTDLMAPERHFYHTVFACIKQECRKCIKPC; this is translated from the exons AT GATTGGAATTAAGTACCATGCGACCTTTCCTCTTGCTGCTGGTGCACTATTTGTAGCCATTCCATATAGCATCTCGCTTGTTGCCCAGTGGTTGTACGGTTGGCCCAATAAACCAGGCTACAAAAAGTATATAGAGGCGCTCAAACCCAG GCGAATATACTGTTTGACAAGAGCTGTCCTGGAAATGCTGAAGTATCTGCAGTATGGCAAACTGTATTTCCAGTGGAAGTCATGGTACAAGAATGTCAACAATAATAAGCATTGTGTGAAG gGCATCACTTTTGGTCGTAGAGGCAACAAATTAGACTTGTACCATTCCCCAAGCATGGGCCAGCCAAAGACTGGGCTTATTCCAGTTATAGTGTTTGTATATGGAGGTGCCTGGGGCTCAGGAGAGAGATCAACGTACTGTCTACTCGCGCTACAAATGGCCCAAGAACTTAGTGCCTCCGTGATTTGCCCTGATTATTCCATATATCCAAAA GGGAATGTTTTAAATATGGTGCAGGACATAAGTGACAGTCTGATATGGGTGCGAGAGAATGGCCATTTTTTCAATCTTGACAaa GACAACATTGTGTTAATAGGCCATTCAGCAGGTGCTCATCTTTGTGCCCTGACAACACTGTTTCTTGTGGAAGGTGTGGATGAGCTGTTTATTGAACAATCCCAGCAGAGGGAAATTACAAACTCTATTAAAGGAATCATAG GTTTGAGTGGCGTGTACAATATAATGGATCATTATCGACATGAGAAAATGCGAGCTGTGGAATATGTCTCGACTATGCACAAAGCCATGGATGGCATAGAGAACTTTGATTATTATTCACCTACAGTACTACTTCAGAGACTGAACAAGAGCCAGTTAAAAAG AGTTCCTCCAATAGCTTTACTCCATGGCACCAATGACATCATCGTTCCAGTGGAGTCATCCTTAAAATTCTCTGAGGTCCTCACTTCGCTCTCCATTCCAGTGGCCTTGTATCTCCTGCCTAAGATGGATCACACCAAGATTGTTACTGATCTCATGGCACCTGAAAGGCACTTTTATCATACAGTATTTGCCTGCATCAAACAGGAATgcagaaaatgtattaaaccATGTTAA
- the si:dkey-193c22.1 gene encoding probable isoprenylcysteine alpha-carbonyl methylesterase ICMEL2 isoform X2 — MRIYCLTRAVLEMLKYLQYGKLYFQWKSWYKNVNNNKHCVKGITFGRRGNKLDLYHSPSMGQPKTGLIPVIVFVYGGAWGSGERSTYCLLALQMAQELSASVICPDYSIYPKGNVLNMVQDISDSLIWVRENGHFFNLDKDNIVLIGHSAGAHLCALTTLFLVEGVDELFIEQSQQREITNSIKGIIGLSGVYNIMDHYRHEKMRAVEYVSTMHKAMDGIENFDYYSPTVLLQRLNKSQLKRVPPIALLHGTNDIIVPVESSLKFSEVLTSLSIPVALYLLPKMDHTKIVTDLMAPERHFYHTVFACIKQECRKCIKPC; from the exons AT GCGAATATACTGTTTGACAAGAGCTGTCCTGGAAATGCTGAAGTATCTGCAGTATGGCAAACTGTATTTCCAGTGGAAGTCATGGTACAAGAATGTCAACAATAATAAGCATTGTGTGAAG gGCATCACTTTTGGTCGTAGAGGCAACAAATTAGACTTGTACCATTCCCCAAGCATGGGCCAGCCAAAGACTGGGCTTATTCCAGTTATAGTGTTTGTATATGGAGGTGCCTGGGGCTCAGGAGAGAGATCAACGTACTGTCTACTCGCGCTACAAATGGCCCAAGAACTTAGTGCCTCCGTGATTTGCCCTGATTATTCCATATATCCAAAA GGGAATGTTTTAAATATGGTGCAGGACATAAGTGACAGTCTGATATGGGTGCGAGAGAATGGCCATTTTTTCAATCTTGACAaa GACAACATTGTGTTAATAGGCCATTCAGCAGGTGCTCATCTTTGTGCCCTGACAACACTGTTTCTTGTGGAAGGTGTGGATGAGCTGTTTATTGAACAATCCCAGCAGAGGGAAATTACAAACTCTATTAAAGGAATCATAG GTTTGAGTGGCGTGTACAATATAATGGATCATTATCGACATGAGAAAATGCGAGCTGTGGAATATGTCTCGACTATGCACAAAGCCATGGATGGCATAGAGAACTTTGATTATTATTCACCTACAGTACTACTTCAGAGACTGAACAAGAGCCAGTTAAAAAG AGTTCCTCCAATAGCTTTACTCCATGGCACCAATGACATCATCGTTCCAGTGGAGTCATCCTTAAAATTCTCTGAGGTCCTCACTTCGCTCTCCATTCCAGTGGCCTTGTATCTCCTGCCTAAGATGGATCACACCAAGATTGTTACTGATCTCATGGCACCTGAAAGGCACTTTTATCATACAGTATTTGCCTGCATCAAACAGGAATgcagaaaatgtattaaaccATGTTAA